In the genome of Thermodesulfobacteriota bacterium, the window CTTCCGCCACGGGCAGGAGTCCGAAATCCATCGCACAGTTGATCTCGTCGAGGATGACGATGTCGGCCTTCCTCCCGGCGATCGCCTCCTTCGCGCGCTCCCACTGGAGGGAGGCCAGCCGGGAGTCCTCGGGGTCGGGGCGCTTCCGGTCGACGAACGAATCCCTGCCGGACCGGAAGATCTCCACATAGGGAGAGAGCATGCGGATCCCCTCGACCTCCCCGGGCTCGCCCCCCCCCTTCATGAACTGGTAGATCGCGACCTTGAGCCCGTGCCCCGCGGCGCGCAACGCCAGCCCGAGGGCGGCGGTGGTCTTTCCCTTTCCGTCGCCGGTGTACACCTGGACGTATCCCCTTCCGAGGCGTTCGGGGCGCATCGGGCGCCCTACTTGAGCAGCGACGAGGCGATCACCAGCCGCTGGATCTCGGAGGTCCCCTCGTAGATCTCGGTGATCTTCGCGTCGCGGAAATGCCGCTCCGCCGGGTATTCCTTGATGTATCCGTAGCCGCCGTGGATCTGCACTCCCTTGACGGCCGCCCGCATCGCC includes:
- the cobO gene encoding cob(I)yrinic acid a,c-diamide adenosyltransferase codes for the protein MRPERLGRGYVQVYTGDGKGKTTAALGLALRAAGHGLKVAIYQFMKGGGEPGEVEGIRMLSPYVEIFRSGRDSFVDRKRPDPEDSRLASLQWERAKEAIAGRKADIVILDEINCAMDFGLLPVAEVLDAVRNKPADLELVLTGRGAPGEIVKAADLVTEMLPIKHYNAQGVGARAGIER